In Passer domesticus isolate bPasDom1 chromosome 7, bPasDom1.hap1, whole genome shotgun sequence, one genomic interval encodes:
- the FUBP1 gene encoding far upstream element-binding protein 1 isoform X6, translating to MADYSTVPPPAAGAPGGGGGGAGGVNDAFKDALQRARQIAAKIGGDAGTAMNSNDYGYGGQKRPLEDGDGSWTSPSSTTHWEGMPSPFKDQPDAKKVAPQNDSFGNQLPPMHQQQRSVMTEEYKVPDGMVGFIIGRGGEQISRIQQESGCKIQIAPDSGGLPERSCMLTGTPESVQSAKRLLDQIVEKGRPAPGFHHGDGPGNAVQEIMIPASKAGLVIGKGGETIKQLQERAGVKMVMIQDGPQNTGADKPLRITGDPYKVQQAKEMVLELIRDQGGFREVRNEYGSRIGGNEGIDVPIPRFAVGIVIGRNGEMIKKIQNDAGVRIQFKPDDGTTPDRIAQITGPPDRCQHAAEIITDLLRSVQAGNPGGPGPGGRGRGRGQGNWNMGPPGGLQEFNFIVPTGKTGLIIGKGGETIKSISQQSGARIELQRNPPPNADPNMKMFTIRGTPQQIDYARQLIEEKIGGPVNPLGPPVPHGPHGVVPGPHGPPGPPGPGAPMGPYNPAPYNPGPPGPAPHGPPAPYAPQGWGNAYPHWQPPNPPDPGKPGTDPNSAAWAAYYAHYYQQQAQPPPAAPPGGPATTQTNGQGDQPNPAPAGQVDYTKAWEEYYKKMGQAVPAPAGAPPGGQPDYSAAWAEYYRQQAAYYAQTSPQGMPQHPPAPQGQ from the exons ATGGCCGACTATTCCACGGTGCCCCCTCCTGCCGCGGGCGCGCCCGGGGGAGGTGGCGGCGGGGCTGGAGGAGTGAACGATGCCTTTAAAGACGCGCTGCAGAGAGCTAGGCAG ATTGCAGCGAAAATTGGAGGAGATGCTGGCACAGCAATGAATTCAAACGACTACGGTTACGGAGGGCAGAAAAGACCTCTTGAGGATGGAG ATGGCTCTTGGACAAGTCCGAGCAGTACAACACACTGGGAGGGAATGCCCTCTCCTTTTAAAG ATCAACCAGATGCTAAGAAAGTTGCTCCCCAGAATGACt CTTTTGGAAATCAGCTACCACCGATGCATCAGCAGCAAAG GTCTGTGATGACAGAGGAATACAAAGTTCCAGATGGGATGGTTGGATTCA TAATTGGCAGAGGTGGAGAGCAGATCTCACGCATACAGCAAGAGTCTGGCTGTAAAATACAGATTGCACCTG ATAGTGGAGGCCTGCCTGAAAGATCATGTATGCTGACTGGAACACCAGAGTCTGTTCA GTCAGCAAAAAGATTGCTTGATCAGATAGTTGAAAAGGGAAGACCTGCACCTGGATTTCATCATGGTGATGGACCTGGAAATGCAGTCCAAGAAATTATGATTCCAGCAAGTAAAGCAGGATTAGTTATTGGGAAAGGTGGAGAAACAATTAAACAATTACAG GAGCGGGCAGGTGTCAAAATGGTCATGATTCAAGATGGTCCACAGAACACTGGTGCAGACAAGCCCCTTAGGATAACTGGAGACCCTTATAAAGTTCAG CAAGCCAAGGAAATGGTGCTGGAGTTAATTCGCGATCAAGGTGGCTTTAGAGAGGTGCGCAACGAATATGGGTCAAGAATAGGAGGAAATGAAGGGATAGAC gttcCAATACCACGATTTGCTGTAGGTATTGTAATTGGAAGAAATGGAGAGATGATTAAAAAGATCCAGAATGATGCTGGTGTTAGGATCCAGTTCAAGCCAG ATGATGGAACAACTCCAGATAGAATAGCCCAGATCACAGGGCCTCCTGACAGATGTCAGCATGCTGCAGAAATTATTACTGATCTCCTTCGCAGTGTTCAG GCTGGTAACCCTGGTGGACCAGGACCTGGTGGTCGAGGAAGGGGTAGAGGCCAAGGCAACTGGAACATGGGGCCTCCTGGTGGATTACAGGAGTTCAATTTTATTGTCCCTACTGGCAAAACTGGATTAATCATTGGAAAAG GTGGTGAAACTATTAAAAGTATAAGTCAACAGTCTGGTGCTAGAATAGAACTTCAGAGAAATCCTCCACCTAATGCAGATCCAAACATGAAGATGTTTACTATCCGTGGAACACCCCAGCAAATAGATTATGCACGACAACTTATAGAAGAAAAGATTGGA GGTCCAGTGAACCCATTGGGTCCACCTGTTCCCCATGGTCCCCATGGTGTTGTTCCTGGCCCGCATGGACCTcctgggccaccaggtcctggtgCTCCTATGGGACCATATAATCCAGCTCCTTATAACCCAGGCCCTCCTGGTCCTGCACCTCA TGGTCCTCCAGCTCCATATgctccacagggatggggaaaTGCTTATCCACACTGGCAGCCACCAAACCCACCAGACCCAG GTAAGCCAGGAACAGATCCCAATTCAGCTGCGTGGGCAGCTTATTATGCTCACTATTatcagcagcaagcacagccaccacctgcagcccctcctggtggACCAGCTACAACCCAAACCAATGGACAAG GAGATCAGCCAAatccagcaccagcagggcaGGTTGACTATACCAAGGCCTGGGAGGAGTACTACAAAAAAATGG
- the FUBP1 gene encoding far upstream element-binding protein 1 isoform X9, whose product MADYSTVPPPAAGAPGGGGGGAGGVNDAFKDALQRARQIAAKIGGDAGTAMNSNDYGYGGQKRPLEDGDQPDAKKVAPQNDSFGNQLPPMHQQQRSVMTEEYKVPDGMVGFIIGRGGEQISRIQQESGCKIQIAPDSGGLPERSCMLTGTPESVQSAKRLLDQIVEKGRPAPGFHHGDGPGNAVQEIMIPASKAGLVIGKGGETIKQLQERAGVKMVMIQDGPQNTGADKPLRITGDPYKVQQAKEMVLELIRDQGGFREVRNEYGSRIGGNEGIDVPIPRFAVGIVIGRNGEMIKKIQNDAGVRIQFKPDDGTTPDRIAQITGPPDRCQHAAEIITDLLRSVQAGNPGGPGPGGRGRGRGQGNWNMGPPGGLQEFNFIVPTGKTGLIIGKGGETIKSISQQSGARIELQRNPPPNADPNMKMFTIRGTPQQIDYARQLIEEKIGGPVNPLGPPVPHGPHGVVPGPHGPPGPPGPGAPMGPYNPAPYNPGPPGPAPHGPPAPYAPQGWGNAYPHWQPPNPPDPGKPGTDPNSAAWAAYYAHYYQQQAQPPPAAPPGGPATTQTNGQGDQPNPAPAGQVDYTKAWEEYYKKMGQAVPAPAGAPPGGQPDYSAAWAEYYRQQAAYYAQTSPQGMPQHPPAPQCRFDPASIELAL is encoded by the exons ATGGCCGACTATTCCACGGTGCCCCCTCCTGCCGCGGGCGCGCCCGGGGGAGGTGGCGGCGGGGCTGGAGGAGTGAACGATGCCTTTAAAGACGCGCTGCAGAGAGCTAGGCAG ATTGCAGCGAAAATTGGAGGAGATGCTGGCACAGCAATGAATTCAAACGACTACGGTTACGGAGGGCAGAAAAGACCTCTTGAGGATGGAG ATCAACCAGATGCTAAGAAAGTTGCTCCCCAGAATGACt CTTTTGGAAATCAGCTACCACCGATGCATCAGCAGCAAAG GTCTGTGATGACAGAGGAATACAAAGTTCCAGATGGGATGGTTGGATTCA TAATTGGCAGAGGTGGAGAGCAGATCTCACGCATACAGCAAGAGTCTGGCTGTAAAATACAGATTGCACCTG ATAGTGGAGGCCTGCCTGAAAGATCATGTATGCTGACTGGAACACCAGAGTCTGTTCA GTCAGCAAAAAGATTGCTTGATCAGATAGTTGAAAAGGGAAGACCTGCACCTGGATTTCATCATGGTGATGGACCTGGAAATGCAGTCCAAGAAATTATGATTCCAGCAAGTAAAGCAGGATTAGTTATTGGGAAAGGTGGAGAAACAATTAAACAATTACAG GAGCGGGCAGGTGTCAAAATGGTCATGATTCAAGATGGTCCACAGAACACTGGTGCAGACAAGCCCCTTAGGATAACTGGAGACCCTTATAAAGTTCAG CAAGCCAAGGAAATGGTGCTGGAGTTAATTCGCGATCAAGGTGGCTTTAGAGAGGTGCGCAACGAATATGGGTCAAGAATAGGAGGAAATGAAGGGATAGAC gttcCAATACCACGATTTGCTGTAGGTATTGTAATTGGAAGAAATGGAGAGATGATTAAAAAGATCCAGAATGATGCTGGTGTTAGGATCCAGTTCAAGCCAG ATGATGGAACAACTCCAGATAGAATAGCCCAGATCACAGGGCCTCCTGACAGATGTCAGCATGCTGCAGAAATTATTACTGATCTCCTTCGCAGTGTTCAG GCTGGTAACCCTGGTGGACCAGGACCTGGTGGTCGAGGAAGGGGTAGAGGCCAAGGCAACTGGAACATGGGGCCTCCTGGTGGATTACAGGAGTTCAATTTTATTGTCCCTACTGGCAAAACTGGATTAATCATTGGAAAAG GTGGTGAAACTATTAAAAGTATAAGTCAACAGTCTGGTGCTAGAATAGAACTTCAGAGAAATCCTCCACCTAATGCAGATCCAAACATGAAGATGTTTACTATCCGTGGAACACCCCAGCAAATAGATTATGCACGACAACTTATAGAAGAAAAGATTGGA GGTCCAGTGAACCCATTGGGTCCACCTGTTCCCCATGGTCCCCATGGTGTTGTTCCTGGCCCGCATGGACCTcctgggccaccaggtcctggtgCTCCTATGGGACCATATAATCCAGCTCCTTATAACCCAGGCCCTCCTGGTCCTGCACCTCA TGGTCCTCCAGCTCCATATgctccacagggatggggaaaTGCTTATCCACACTGGCAGCCACCAAACCCACCAGACCCAG GTAAGCCAGGAACAGATCCCAATTCAGCTGCGTGGGCAGCTTATTATGCTCACTATTatcagcagcaagcacagccaccacctgcagcccctcctggtggACCAGCTACAACCCAAACCAATGGACAAG GAGATCAGCCAAatccagcaccagcagggcaGGTTGACTATACCAAGGCCTGGGAGGAGTACTACAAAAAAATGG
- the FUBP1 gene encoding far upstream element-binding protein 1 isoform X11 → MADYSTVPPPAAGAPGGGGGGAGGVNDAFKDALQRARQIAAKIGGDAGTAMNSNDYGYGGQKRPLEDGDQPDAKKVAPQNDSFGNQLPPMHQQQRSVMTEEYKVPDGMVGFIIGRGGEQISRIQQESGCKIQIAPDSGGLPERSCMLTGTPESVQSAKRLLDQIVEKGRPAPGFHHGDGPGNAVQEIMIPASKAGLVIGKGGETIKQLQERAGVKMVMIQDGPQNTGADKPLRITGDPYKVQQAKEMVLELIRDQGGFREVPIPRFAVGIVIGRNGEMIKKIQNDAGVRIQFKPDDGTTPDRIAQITGPPDRCQHAAEIITDLLRSVQAGNPGGPGPGGRGRGRGQGNWNMGPPGGLQEFNFIVPTGKTGLIIGKGGETIKSISQQSGARIELQRNPPPNADPNMKMFTIRGTPQQIDYARQLIEEKIGGPVNPLGPPVPHGPHGVVPGPHGPPGPPGPGAPMGPYNPAPYNPGPPGPAPHGPPAPYAPQGWGNAYPHWQPPNPPDPGKPGTDPNSAAWAAYYAHYYQQQAQPPPAAPPGGPATTQTNGQGDQPNPAPAGQVDYTKAWEEYYKKMGQAVPAPAGAPPGGQPDYSAAWAEYYRQQAAYYAQTSPQGMPQHPPAPQGQ, encoded by the exons ATGGCCGACTATTCCACGGTGCCCCCTCCTGCCGCGGGCGCGCCCGGGGGAGGTGGCGGCGGGGCTGGAGGAGTGAACGATGCCTTTAAAGACGCGCTGCAGAGAGCTAGGCAG ATTGCAGCGAAAATTGGAGGAGATGCTGGCACAGCAATGAATTCAAACGACTACGGTTACGGAGGGCAGAAAAGACCTCTTGAGGATGGAG ATCAACCAGATGCTAAGAAAGTTGCTCCCCAGAATGACt CTTTTGGAAATCAGCTACCACCGATGCATCAGCAGCAAAG GTCTGTGATGACAGAGGAATACAAAGTTCCAGATGGGATGGTTGGATTCA TAATTGGCAGAGGTGGAGAGCAGATCTCACGCATACAGCAAGAGTCTGGCTGTAAAATACAGATTGCACCTG ATAGTGGAGGCCTGCCTGAAAGATCATGTATGCTGACTGGAACACCAGAGTCTGTTCA GTCAGCAAAAAGATTGCTTGATCAGATAGTTGAAAAGGGAAGACCTGCACCTGGATTTCATCATGGTGATGGACCTGGAAATGCAGTCCAAGAAATTATGATTCCAGCAAGTAAAGCAGGATTAGTTATTGGGAAAGGTGGAGAAACAATTAAACAATTACAG GAGCGGGCAGGTGTCAAAATGGTCATGATTCAAGATGGTCCACAGAACACTGGTGCAGACAAGCCCCTTAGGATAACTGGAGACCCTTATAAAGTTCAG CAAGCCAAGGAAATGGTGCTGGAGTTAATTCGCGATCAAGGTGGCTTTAGAGAG gttcCAATACCACGATTTGCTGTAGGTATTGTAATTGGAAGAAATGGAGAGATGATTAAAAAGATCCAGAATGATGCTGGTGTTAGGATCCAGTTCAAGCCAG ATGATGGAACAACTCCAGATAGAATAGCCCAGATCACAGGGCCTCCTGACAGATGTCAGCATGCTGCAGAAATTATTACTGATCTCCTTCGCAGTGTTCAG GCTGGTAACCCTGGTGGACCAGGACCTGGTGGTCGAGGAAGGGGTAGAGGCCAAGGCAACTGGAACATGGGGCCTCCTGGTGGATTACAGGAGTTCAATTTTATTGTCCCTACTGGCAAAACTGGATTAATCATTGGAAAAG GTGGTGAAACTATTAAAAGTATAAGTCAACAGTCTGGTGCTAGAATAGAACTTCAGAGAAATCCTCCACCTAATGCAGATCCAAACATGAAGATGTTTACTATCCGTGGAACACCCCAGCAAATAGATTATGCACGACAACTTATAGAAGAAAAGATTGGA GGTCCAGTGAACCCATTGGGTCCACCTGTTCCCCATGGTCCCCATGGTGTTGTTCCTGGCCCGCATGGACCTcctgggccaccaggtcctggtgCTCCTATGGGACCATATAATCCAGCTCCTTATAACCCAGGCCCTCCTGGTCCTGCACCTCA TGGTCCTCCAGCTCCATATgctccacagggatggggaaaTGCTTATCCACACTGGCAGCCACCAAACCCACCAGACCCAG GTAAGCCAGGAACAGATCCCAATTCAGCTGCGTGGGCAGCTTATTATGCTCACTATTatcagcagcaagcacagccaccacctgcagcccctcctggtggACCAGCTACAACCCAAACCAATGGACAAG GAGATCAGCCAAatccagcaccagcagggcaGGTTGACTATACCAAGGCCTGGGAGGAGTACTACAAAAAAATGG
- the FUBP1 gene encoding far upstream element-binding protein 1 isoform X4 codes for MADYSTVPPPAAGAPGGGGGGAGGVNDAFKDALQRARQIAAKIGGDAGTAMNSNDYGYGGQKRPLEDGDGSWTSPSSTTHWEGMPSPFKDQPDAKKVAPQNDSFGNQLPPMHQQQRSVMTEEYKVPDGMVGFIIGRGGEQISRIQQESGCKIQIAPDSGGLPERSCMLTGTPESVQSAKRLLDQIVEKGRPAPGFHHGDGPGNAVQEIMIPASKAGLVIGKGGETIKQLQERAGVKMVMIQDGPQNTGADKPLRITGDPYKVQQAKEMVLELIRDQGGFREVRNEYGSRIGGNEGIDVPIPRFAVGIVIGRNGEMIKKIQNDAGVRIQFKPDDGTTPDRIAQITGPPDRCQHAAEIITDLLRSVQAGNPGGPGPGGRGRGRGQGNWNMGPPGGLQEFNFIVPTGKTGLIIGKGGETIKSISQQSGARIELQRNPPPNADPNMKMFTIRGTPQQIDYARQLIEEKIGGPVNPLGPPVPHGPHGVVPGPHGPPGPPGPGAPMGPYNPAPYNPGPPGPAPHGPPAPYAPQGWGNAYPHWQPPNPPDPGKPGTDPNSAAWAAYYAHYYQQQAQPPPAAPPGGPATTQTNGQGDQPNPAPAGQVDYTKAWEEYYKKMGQAVPAPAGAPPGGQPDYSAAWAEYYRQQAAYYAQTSPQGMPQHPPAPQTFNHH; via the exons ATGGCCGACTATTCCACGGTGCCCCCTCCTGCCGCGGGCGCGCCCGGGGGAGGTGGCGGCGGGGCTGGAGGAGTGAACGATGCCTTTAAAGACGCGCTGCAGAGAGCTAGGCAG ATTGCAGCGAAAATTGGAGGAGATGCTGGCACAGCAATGAATTCAAACGACTACGGTTACGGAGGGCAGAAAAGACCTCTTGAGGATGGAG ATGGCTCTTGGACAAGTCCGAGCAGTACAACACACTGGGAGGGAATGCCCTCTCCTTTTAAAG ATCAACCAGATGCTAAGAAAGTTGCTCCCCAGAATGACt CTTTTGGAAATCAGCTACCACCGATGCATCAGCAGCAAAG GTCTGTGATGACAGAGGAATACAAAGTTCCAGATGGGATGGTTGGATTCA TAATTGGCAGAGGTGGAGAGCAGATCTCACGCATACAGCAAGAGTCTGGCTGTAAAATACAGATTGCACCTG ATAGTGGAGGCCTGCCTGAAAGATCATGTATGCTGACTGGAACACCAGAGTCTGTTCA GTCAGCAAAAAGATTGCTTGATCAGATAGTTGAAAAGGGAAGACCTGCACCTGGATTTCATCATGGTGATGGACCTGGAAATGCAGTCCAAGAAATTATGATTCCAGCAAGTAAAGCAGGATTAGTTATTGGGAAAGGTGGAGAAACAATTAAACAATTACAG GAGCGGGCAGGTGTCAAAATGGTCATGATTCAAGATGGTCCACAGAACACTGGTGCAGACAAGCCCCTTAGGATAACTGGAGACCCTTATAAAGTTCAG CAAGCCAAGGAAATGGTGCTGGAGTTAATTCGCGATCAAGGTGGCTTTAGAGAGGTGCGCAACGAATATGGGTCAAGAATAGGAGGAAATGAAGGGATAGAC gttcCAATACCACGATTTGCTGTAGGTATTGTAATTGGAAGAAATGGAGAGATGATTAAAAAGATCCAGAATGATGCTGGTGTTAGGATCCAGTTCAAGCCAG ATGATGGAACAACTCCAGATAGAATAGCCCAGATCACAGGGCCTCCTGACAGATGTCAGCATGCTGCAGAAATTATTACTGATCTCCTTCGCAGTGTTCAG GCTGGTAACCCTGGTGGACCAGGACCTGGTGGTCGAGGAAGGGGTAGAGGCCAAGGCAACTGGAACATGGGGCCTCCTGGTGGATTACAGGAGTTCAATTTTATTGTCCCTACTGGCAAAACTGGATTAATCATTGGAAAAG GTGGTGAAACTATTAAAAGTATAAGTCAACAGTCTGGTGCTAGAATAGAACTTCAGAGAAATCCTCCACCTAATGCAGATCCAAACATGAAGATGTTTACTATCCGTGGAACACCCCAGCAAATAGATTATGCACGACAACTTATAGAAGAAAAGATTGGA GGTCCAGTGAACCCATTGGGTCCACCTGTTCCCCATGGTCCCCATGGTGTTGTTCCTGGCCCGCATGGACCTcctgggccaccaggtcctggtgCTCCTATGGGACCATATAATCCAGCTCCTTATAACCCAGGCCCTCCTGGTCCTGCACCTCA TGGTCCTCCAGCTCCATATgctccacagggatggggaaaTGCTTATCCACACTGGCAGCCACCAAACCCACCAGACCCAG GTAAGCCAGGAACAGATCCCAATTCAGCTGCGTGGGCAGCTTATTATGCTCACTATTatcagcagcaagcacagccaccacctgcagcccctcctggtggACCAGCTACAACCCAAACCAATGGACAAG GAGATCAGCCAAatccagcaccagcagggcaGGTTGACTATACCAAGGCCTGGGAGGAGTACTACAAAAAAATGG
- the FUBP1 gene encoding far upstream element-binding protein 1 isoform X3, whose protein sequence is MADYSTVPPPAAGAPGGGGGGAGGVNDAFKDALQRARQIAAKIGGDAGTAMNSNDYGYGGQKRPLEDGDGSWTSPSSTTHWEGMPSPFKDQPDAKKVAPQNDSFGNQLPPMHQQQRSVMTEEYKVPDGMVGFIIGRGGEQISRIQQESGCKIQIAPDSGGLPERSCMLTGTPESVQSAKRLLDQIVEKGRPAPGFHHGDGPGNAVQEIMIPASKAGLVIGKGGETIKQLQERAGVKMVMIQDGPQNTGADKPLRITGDPYKVQQAKEMVLELIRDQGGFREVRNEYGSRIGGNEGIDVPIPRFAVGIVIGRNGEMIKKIQNDAGVRIQFKPDDGTTPDRIAQITGPPDRCQHAAEIITDLLRSVQAGNPGGPGPGGRGRGRGQGNWNMGPPGGLQEFNFIVPTGKTGLIIGKGGETIKSISQQSGARIELQRNPPPNADPNMKMFTIRGTPQQIDYARQLIEEKIGGPVNPLGPPVPHGPHGVVPGPHGPPGPPGPGAPMGPYNPAPYNPGPPGPAPHGPPAPYAPQGWGNAYPHWQPPNPPDPGKPGTDPNSAAWAAYYAHYYQQQAQPPPAAPPGGPATTQTNGQGDQPNPAPAGQVDYTKAWEEYYKKMGQAVPAPAGAPPGGQPDYSAAWAEYYRQQAAYYAQTSPQGMPQHPPAPQCRFDPASIELAL, encoded by the exons ATGGCCGACTATTCCACGGTGCCCCCTCCTGCCGCGGGCGCGCCCGGGGGAGGTGGCGGCGGGGCTGGAGGAGTGAACGATGCCTTTAAAGACGCGCTGCAGAGAGCTAGGCAG ATTGCAGCGAAAATTGGAGGAGATGCTGGCACAGCAATGAATTCAAACGACTACGGTTACGGAGGGCAGAAAAGACCTCTTGAGGATGGAG ATGGCTCTTGGACAAGTCCGAGCAGTACAACACACTGGGAGGGAATGCCCTCTCCTTTTAAAG ATCAACCAGATGCTAAGAAAGTTGCTCCCCAGAATGACt CTTTTGGAAATCAGCTACCACCGATGCATCAGCAGCAAAG GTCTGTGATGACAGAGGAATACAAAGTTCCAGATGGGATGGTTGGATTCA TAATTGGCAGAGGTGGAGAGCAGATCTCACGCATACAGCAAGAGTCTGGCTGTAAAATACAGATTGCACCTG ATAGTGGAGGCCTGCCTGAAAGATCATGTATGCTGACTGGAACACCAGAGTCTGTTCA GTCAGCAAAAAGATTGCTTGATCAGATAGTTGAAAAGGGAAGACCTGCACCTGGATTTCATCATGGTGATGGACCTGGAAATGCAGTCCAAGAAATTATGATTCCAGCAAGTAAAGCAGGATTAGTTATTGGGAAAGGTGGAGAAACAATTAAACAATTACAG GAGCGGGCAGGTGTCAAAATGGTCATGATTCAAGATGGTCCACAGAACACTGGTGCAGACAAGCCCCTTAGGATAACTGGAGACCCTTATAAAGTTCAG CAAGCCAAGGAAATGGTGCTGGAGTTAATTCGCGATCAAGGTGGCTTTAGAGAGGTGCGCAACGAATATGGGTCAAGAATAGGAGGAAATGAAGGGATAGAC gttcCAATACCACGATTTGCTGTAGGTATTGTAATTGGAAGAAATGGAGAGATGATTAAAAAGATCCAGAATGATGCTGGTGTTAGGATCCAGTTCAAGCCAG ATGATGGAACAACTCCAGATAGAATAGCCCAGATCACAGGGCCTCCTGACAGATGTCAGCATGCTGCAGAAATTATTACTGATCTCCTTCGCAGTGTTCAG GCTGGTAACCCTGGTGGACCAGGACCTGGTGGTCGAGGAAGGGGTAGAGGCCAAGGCAACTGGAACATGGGGCCTCCTGGTGGATTACAGGAGTTCAATTTTATTGTCCCTACTGGCAAAACTGGATTAATCATTGGAAAAG GTGGTGAAACTATTAAAAGTATAAGTCAACAGTCTGGTGCTAGAATAGAACTTCAGAGAAATCCTCCACCTAATGCAGATCCAAACATGAAGATGTTTACTATCCGTGGAACACCCCAGCAAATAGATTATGCACGACAACTTATAGAAGAAAAGATTGGA GGTCCAGTGAACCCATTGGGTCCACCTGTTCCCCATGGTCCCCATGGTGTTGTTCCTGGCCCGCATGGACCTcctgggccaccaggtcctggtgCTCCTATGGGACCATATAATCCAGCTCCTTATAACCCAGGCCCTCCTGGTCCTGCACCTCA TGGTCCTCCAGCTCCATATgctccacagggatggggaaaTGCTTATCCACACTGGCAGCCACCAAACCCACCAGACCCAG GTAAGCCAGGAACAGATCCCAATTCAGCTGCGTGGGCAGCTTATTATGCTCACTATTatcagcagcaagcacagccaccacctgcagcccctcctggtggACCAGCTACAACCCAAACCAATGGACAAG GAGATCAGCCAAatccagcaccagcagggcaGGTTGACTATACCAAGGCCTGGGAGGAGTACTACAAAAAAATGG